GCGTCATCGCGCGCGTCATGACGTCGATGTCGCCCTTCTCCAGGGCGCTTCCCATGGCGTCGGCGTCGTCGAAGGACACCAGCTCCACCTTGTCGTTGTTCACCTTCAGACTCCCCTTGTAGTTGGGGTTCTTGGTGAACACGACCTTGTCGAGGACGCCGTCCTTGGACTCGCCCTTCATCTCGTACGGGCCGGACCCGCTGAGCTCGAAGCCCTCGCGCAGCTTGCCCTTGGGGTAGGAGTCCTTGTCCACGATGCCGGCCACGGGCGTCGACAGCTTGTACGGGAAGGTCGCGTCGGCGGAGTTGAGGTGGAAGATGACCTCGCGGTCGCCCTGGGTCTCCACGGTGTCCACGGTCGACAGCAGCGCGGAGACGCCGCTGTCCGCCTTCAGGGACATGGCGCGGTCGATGGAGTACTTGACGTCCTCGGCGGTGATGGCGTCGCCGTTGGAGAACTGCAGGCCGTCGCGCAGGGTGCAGGCGTAGCGCTCGTTGCCGGTGTCGGTGAAGCCGCACTTCTCGGCGGCCTCGGGGACGGGCTCGCCGTCACCGCGCGGCTGGGTCATCAGCGTCTGCGAGGTGTGGCGGAGGATGTTCCAGGCTCCGACGTCGTAGGCCCAGGCCGGGTCGAGGGGCGCCGTGACGTCCTTCGTGATGGTGAACCGGTCCGTGGTGCCGACGACTATCGCGTCCCCGCCGCCGCTGCCGCCGTCGGACCCGCCGCAGGCGGCGAGTACCGGCGCGAGCAGGCCGACGACGACCGGCAGCACCAAAGTCTTACGGTTCATGCTCGAGTTTCTCCAGAGCTGTCGGTCCGTGTATCCGGAATGCAGGGGTGTCGCGGCGGATCACGGGGGTAGTGGCGGACGTTCTCGCGACGAGATTAGTCCGCGCCCGCACGGGGGCTCGCAGCCACCGGAGTTGGGGGCTCATCACGGAGCGAAACCGGGTGTGGACACACCGAAAACCCGACAGTGGAAGGATTAGTGCAGGCTTTCACCAATCAGGACACAAGGACTCCTCGACAACGTTCGCCTGACCGAAAGCGGCACACCTACGCACGCTTGTCGACCCCGGACAACGTGGGGAACGTCACACTTTGAGGTCGGTGACCGGTGCTGCAATTCGGCCATCGGGGAAGGCGGGAATACCCCCGTGGACGCCTAGAGCATTACGGTCATCAGACCGCGCAGAAATGTCAGGTCGACCTCTTCCAGGGAGCCGACCACGGTGCGCCGCGCGCCCGGTGTGATGGGGGCGACCGAGGGCACGGCGACGACCTGGCAGCCGGCGGCCTCGGCGGCGGCGACCCCGGTCGCGGTGTCCTCGACGACGGCGCACCGCGCGGGGTCCACGCCGAGCCCGGCCGCGGCGGCCAGGTAGGGGTCGGGGTGGGGCTTGGTGCGCGGCACCTCGTCACCGGCGACGGTGAGGGCGAAGTGCCGCGGGCCGAGCGAGGCCAGCACGCGGTCGATGATGCGCCGGTGCGAGGCGGAGACCAGGGCGGTGGGGATCTCGTGCGCGGACAGTTCCGCGAGCAGCCGGGCGGCTCCCGGCATGAGCCGCAGGTCGCCGCCGATGCGCTGCTCGAAGCCGTCGTTGAGCAGGACGCTCAGTTCGGCGAGGGTGATGTCGGCGCCGGTGGCCTCGATCAGGAAGCCGGCGCTGCGGGTCATGGGGCCGCCGACGACCACGTGGCGCCAGGAGTCGTCGAGGGTGTGGCCGAGGGAGGCGAAGACCTCGACCTCGACGTCCCACCAGAAGCCCTCGGTGTCCACCAGGGTGCCGTCCATGTCGAGGAGCACTGCCTGCAGGGCTGAGCCTTCGGCCGTACGGGTTCCGAGTGCGGGGACCGTGCTGGTCATCCACGTACCTCCTTGAGGGACGATCAGGCCGGTTCCCACGTGGGGAACCGGCCTGCGGTGGACCGACCAGTGTACGTCGTGCGGGACCGGAACGCCTGGTGTGGCCTGTGGAGCGCCTCACACAGGGGTTCAGCGGGCGTTGAAGTACTTCGCCTCGGGGTGGTGGATGACGATGGCGTCGGTGGACTGCTCGGGGTGGAGCTGGAACTCCTCCGACAGGTGGACGCCGATGCGCTCCGGCTGGAGCAGGTCGGCGATCTTGGCGCGGTCCTCCAGGTCCGGGCAGGCGCCGTAGCCGAGGGAGAAGCGGGCGCCCCGGTACTTCAGGGCGAACATGTCCTCCATCTCGGCGGGGTCCTCCCCGGCGAAGCCCAGCTCGGAGCGCACGCGCGCGTGCCAGTACTCGGCGAGGGCCTCGGCGAGCTGCACGGACAGGCCGTGCAGCTCGAGGTAGTCGCGGTAGGCGTTGGCCTCGAACATGCGGGCCGTCTCCTCGCCGATGCGGGAGCCTACGGTGACGACCTGGAAGCCGACGACGTCGGTCTCGCCGGACTCCTCCGGGCGGAAGAAGTCGGCCAGGCACAGCCGCCGGCCGCGGCGCTGGCGCGGGAAGCTGAACCGGGTGCGCTCGTTGCCGTCGTCGTCGAGGACGATGAGGTCGTCGTCCTTGGAGACGCAGGGGAAGTAGCCGTAGACGACGGCCGCCTCCAGCAGGTTGTCCGTCTGGAGCCGGTCGAGGAGGCCGCGCAGCCGCGGCCGGCCCTCCGTCTCGACCAGTTCGTCGTACGAGGGTCCCTCACCGGTGCGGGCCTGCTTGAGGCCCCACTGGCCCTTGAACAGGGCGCCCTCGTCGAGCCAGGAGGCGTACTCCTTGAGCTGGATGCCCTTGACGACGCGGGTGCCGCGGAACGGCGGCTCGGGCACCGGGTTGTCGACGGCGACGTCGGAGCGGACGTGGCCCTCCTCGGGCCGCTCCTCGACCTGGACGGTGGCCGCCCGCACCCTGCGCTGCTTGAGGTCCGGCAGCTTGGCGCCCGGCACTCCCCGCTTGATCCCGATCAGCGCGTCCATGAGGCGCAGGCCCTCGAAGGCGTCGCGGGCGTAGCGGACCTCGCCGTCGTAGATCTCGTGCAGGTCCTGTTCGACGTAGGCGCGGGTGAGGGCCGCGCCGCCGAGGATCACCGGGTAGTCGGCGGCCAGCTTGCGCTGGTTCAGCTCCTCCAGGTTCTCCTTCATGATCACCGTGGACTTGACCAGGAGCCCGGACATGCCGATGACGTCGGCCTTGTGCTCGTCGGCCGCCTCCAGGATCGCGGAGACCGGCTGCTTGATGCCGAGGTTGACGACGTTGTAGCCGTTGTTGGACAGGATGATGTCGACGAGGTTCTTGCCGATGTCGTGGACGTCGCCGCGGACCGTGGCGAGCACGATGGTGCCCTTGCCGTCGTCGTCCGTCTTCTCCATGTGCGGTTCCAGGTGCGCCACCGCGGTCTTCATGACCTCGGCGGACTGGAGCACGAACGGCAGCTGCATCTGGCCGGAGCCGAACAGCTCGCCGACGACCTTCATGCCGTCCAGCAGGGTCTCGTTCACGATCTCCAGCGCCGGACGCTCCTGGAGGGCCTCGTCCAGGTCCTGCTCCAGGCCGTTGCGCTCACCGTCGATGATGCGCCGCTTGAGCCGCTCGTCCAGCGGCAGCGCCGCCAGTTCCTCGGCCTTGGACGCCTTGAGGGACTTGGC
The Streptomyces sp. NBC_01723 genome window above contains:
- a CDS encoding HAD family hydrolase codes for the protein MTSTVPALGTRTAEGSALQAVLLDMDGTLVDTEGFWWDVEVEVFASLGHTLDDSWRHVVVGGPMTRSAGFLIEATGADITLAELSVLLNDGFEQRIGGDLRLMPGAARLLAELSAHEIPTALVSASHRRIIDRVLASLGPRHFALTVAGDEVPRTKPHPDPYLAAAAGLGVDPARCAVVEDTATGVAAAEAAGCQVVAVPSVAPITPGARRTVVGSLEEVDLTFLRGLMTVML